CCTATTTTCTATGGAGAAGACGGCACACCAATCATTAGCGAAGAAACGATCGACCATGTGGCTAAGCTCTTCGAAGAACATGGGTCAAATATTTGGTTTGAAAAAGAAGCCAAAGACTTACTCCCTGAATGCTATGAAAATGAACACTCTCCAAATGGCGAATTCACTAAGGAAAACGACATTATGGACGTTTGGTTTGACTCAGGCTCATCATGGGCTGGGGTTTTACAAACTCGAGATGAACTTTCCTATCCAGCAGATATGTATCTGGAAGGGTCTGACCAATACCGTGGTTGGTTTAACTCTAGTCTCTTAACTTCTGTTGCCGTTAATGACCATGCGCCTTATAAGGAAGTCGTTTCCCAAGGTTTTGTTAACGATGGGGAAGGACGTAAAATGAGTAAGTCATTAGGAAACACCGTCTCTCCTAATGATGTCTGTGACCAACGTGGGGCAGATATTTTGCGCCTCTGGGTGGCTTCAGTAGATTCCCGCTATGATGTCCGCATTTCTGATGATATTCTGGGGCAAGTGGCTGAGTCTTATCGGAAGATCCGGAATACCTTGCGCTTTACCTTAGGAAATCTCTTTGACTTCGATGCCAAGGAAAATTATGTTGCTTATGAGGAACTTGACAGTATTGATCAATATATCTTGGTCCTACTTAATGAATTAGTTGACCATGTCATTGACTACTACAATCACTATGATTTCAACAGTATTTACCAAGAAATCATTAATTTCCTCACCCAAGTCATGTCTAGTTTCTATTTGGATTATTCCAAGGATGTTACTTATATTCTCTTAGCCGATGATCCTAAACGTCGCAACATGCAAACGGTAATGTACGAAGTATTGAAGAAAATGACTATTTTACTGACACCAATTATTCCCCATACCACGGAAGAAATTTGGTCCTACATGGGTGAAGCTGAAGACTATGTCCAATTAGCAGACTTCCCTGAAGTAGAAAACTATAGTAATGCTGAAGACTTAAAAGCAAAATGGGAAAAATTCTTCAACTTTAGAAATGATGTTAACCATAGCTTAGAAAGCGCCCGTAACGAAAAAGTGATCGGTAAGTCTTTAGAAGCCAAGGTCATTGTTTATGCTAAGGAAGATAGTCGTCAATTCTTAGAAAGCATCGGAGAAGACCTAAAAACCTATCTGATTGTTTCTCAATTAGATGTTAAGGACTACCAAGAAGCTGATGACCAAGCTACAGATTATGAAGACTATGCCATCACTATTGTTCCAGCTGAAGGTAAGGTCTGTGAACGTTGCCGGGGCGTCTATCCTTCTGTTGGTAGTGTTGAAGAAGCAGAAAACCTTTGCCAACGTTGTGCCGAAATCGTGCTGAACCACTTCCCTGAAGCCCTAGTTAAAGAGGAAGATTAGTTATGTACCAAGGAATTTTAAAGTCATACGATGAAAAACGCGGCTATGGATTTATCCAAGTCCTTCATCCTTATTTTGAAAAAGAGGTCTTTATCCACCGGACGGCCTTAGAAGCGGCCAATTATGAAAAAATGCTAGTAAATGATCTTTTAGCTTTTGAAATTGCCTGGGGGCAAAGAGGCCCTCAAGCCGTCAACGTTCAATAAATTGATAAGCTATCCCAATCGGATTTTTGTCCGCTTTGGGATAGCTTTTTTGCTTGCCTAATTCATGAAGCAGGAGTAAATAAAAACAAAAAAGGGAAGTAAAAAGGTAAACCACTAATAAAATATACAATAATTGTATCTACTTCGTGAATATAAATACAAATTGTGTCTTTTTACCTTGATTTCACGTCATTTTACCAAAATAAATAGCGCTTACATGACTTCG
The nucleotide sequence above comes from Aerococcus urinae. Encoded proteins:
- a CDS encoding cold-shock protein, translated to MYQGILKSYDEKRGYGFIQVLHPYFEKEVFIHRTALEAANYEKMLVNDLLAFEIAWGQRGPQAVNVQ
- the ileS gene encoding isoleucine--tRNA ligase; translation: MKMKDTLNLGKTKFPMRGNLPKKEPERQKEWEENQVYEKRLSQNKDNKPFVLHDGPPYANGNIHIGHALNKITKDIIVRSKNMQGYYSPYVPGWDTHGLPIEQAVTNSGVDRKSMSTAEFRQICQDYASQQIDSQRQDFKRLGGQGDWEDPYITYTKKFEAQEIRVFGEMAKKGLIYRGNKPVYWSPSSESTLAEAEIEYKDVETPSIYAAFKAKDTKGKLPEDTEFIIWTTTPWTLPASEAIAVHPQIEYSLVAVNGHHYVVASELLESLAEKFQWTDYQVEDRVLGQDLELMKANHPFYDRELLLILGDHVTTESGTGLVHTAPGHGEDDYYVGVKYGLDVLSPVDDQGCFTEEAEGLEGIFYEEGNDLVIDKMTKNGTLLKVEYFVHSYPHDWRTKKPVIFRALPQWFCSVDKIREKTLDVINNEVTWWHPSGQHRIYNMIRDRGDWVISRQRVWGVPLPIFYGEDGTPIISEETIDHVAKLFEEHGSNIWFEKEAKDLLPECYENEHSPNGEFTKENDIMDVWFDSGSSWAGVLQTRDELSYPADMYLEGSDQYRGWFNSSLLTSVAVNDHAPYKEVVSQGFVNDGEGRKMSKSLGNTVSPNDVCDQRGADILRLWVASVDSRYDVRISDDILGQVAESYRKIRNTLRFTLGNLFDFDAKENYVAYEELDSIDQYILVLLNELVDHVIDYYNHYDFNSIYQEIINFLTQVMSSFYLDYSKDVTYILLADDPKRRNMQTVMYEVLKKMTILLTPIIPHTTEEIWSYMGEAEDYVQLADFPEVENYSNAEDLKAKWEKFFNFRNDVNHSLESARNEKVIGKSLEAKVIVYAKEDSRQFLESIGEDLKTYLIVSQLDVKDYQEADDQATDYEDYAITIVPAEGKVCERCRGVYPSVGSVEEAENLCQRCAEIVLNHFPEALVKEED